Proteins from a single region of Hordeum vulgare subsp. vulgare chromosome 6H, MorexV3_pseudomolecules_assembly, whole genome shotgun sequence:
- the LOC123401719 gene encoding WD repeat-containing protein 44-like isoform X2: protein MSVEDEVLGEEEAEDTEELFYESLDRILSSSASSTSASDDDGGGDHPRRRRGYDDAALDLWTSQPAPIQERRHRLLQLMGLAGDPSLARFQMGRSASYDDVGDSPVSRPRSDGASTAKPPIGGGRLRSTSSDASDASATLEAVEEDPSCLIRNLDDGSEFVVREEFGLREVGTGRQLTVEEFELFIGRSPIVQELMRRQSVTHSNPNSNSQSGASTPMERSSSGSSNGGARSRRRSSWLRTIRSAAGSMVTYSRDRRSDDKDTSSEKGGRHSSSATEDSQDGVARHGPDRVKVRHNGKSYKELSGLFMNQQIHGHKGSIWSIKFSPDGRYLATAGEDCVIHVWEVLQSGLMKEEREVEDNGTCNPFNAMVHDESPELMLASGPAEGSHWEKKLPAKALHSPRSVTSDRLMVPEHVFALSEKPVITFAGHSKDVLDLCWSKSQYLLSSSMDKTVRLWHMSSTYCFKAFSHSDYVTCIQFNPVDDRYFISGSLDEKVRIWSIPKREIVDWVDLHEMITAACYSPDGQSALIGSHKGNCHVYDTSDNMLSYKKQIDLQLKKKRSSQKKITGFQFLNSLSQEVLQRSLSHLQTQESESLMALNYFTSLKGFRTPAAKSQLVRLQTGGTSFLQVRIHVYISGDTVMIPNQAERRTLFLSQIPMRTSTARE, encoded by the exons ATGAGCGTGGAAGACGAGGTgctgggggaggaggaggcggaggacacGGAGGAGCTCTTCTACGAGTCGCTCGACCGCATCCTCTCCTcctcggcctcctccacctccgcctcggacgacgacggcggcggcgaccaCCCGCGCCGCAGACGCGGCTACGATGACGCGGCGCTCGACCTCTGGACCTCCCAGCCGGCGCCCATCCAGGAGCGCCGCCACCGGCTGCTCCAGCTGATGGGGCTCGCGGGGGACCCTTCCCTCGCGCGATTCCAGATGGGCCGATCTGCCTCCTACGACGATGTGGGGGATTCTCCCGTCTCGCGGCCCAGATCGGACGGTGCCTCCACCGCGAAGCCTCCGATTGGAGGCGGGCGCTTGCGCTCCACCTCGTCCGACGCGTCAGATGCCAGTGCCAcgctggaggcggtcgaggaggaCCCAAGCTGCTTGATCAGAAACCTCGACGACGGTAGCGAGTTCGTGGTGAGGGAGGAGTTCGGTCTGCGCGAGGTTGGTACCGGCCGCCAGCTTACCGTGGAGGAGTTCGAGCTATTCATCGGCCGCTCCCCCATCGTCCAGGAGCTCATGCGCCGCCAAAGCGTCACCCACTCCAACCCAAACTCCAATTCCCAAAGTGGCGCCTCCACCCCCATGGAGAGGTCCAGCTCCGGCTCCAGCAATGGCGGGGCGCGTTCTAGGCGGCGCAGCAGCTGGCTCCGCACCATCCGCAGTGCGGCTGGCTCCATGGTCACCTATTCACGTGACCGCCGCAGCGACGACAAAGACACGTCCTCAGAGAAGGGTGGCCGCCACTCCAGCTCGGCTACGGAAGACAGCCAGGATGGTGTTGCACGCCATGGCCCAGACCGTGTCAAGGTGCGCCACAATGGGAAGTCATACAAGGAGCTCAGTGGCCTGTTCATGAACCAGCAGATACATGGGCACAAAGGGTCCATCTGGAGCATCAAGTTTAGTCCTGATGGGCGATACCTTGCAACTGCTGGGGAGGATTGTGTGATCCATGTTTGGGAGGTGTTGCAGTCCGGACtgatgaaggaggagagggaggtggaggatAATGGGACCTGCAATCCTTTCAATGCCATGGTACACGATGAGTCACCAGAGCTAATGTTAGCATCGGGTCCTGCAGAGGGCAGCCATTGGGAGAAGAAGCTGCCGGCAAAGGCTCTGCACAGTCCTAGATCTGTGACCTCGGACAGATTGATGGTGCCAGAGCATGTGTTTGCACTGTCAGAGAAGCCTGTTATAACCTTCGCAGGGCATTCAAAGGATGTGCTTGATCTCTGCTGGTCCAAATCTCAG TACTTGCTTTCATCATCAATGGATAAAACTGTACGGTTGTGGCATATGTCAAGCACTTACTGTTTTAAAGCCTTCTCCCACAGCGACTATG TGACTTGCATCCAGTTCAACCCTGTTGATGATAGATACTTCATTAGTGGTTCCCTGGATGAAAAGGTTCGAATCTGGAGTATACCGAAACGTGAAATTGTTGATTGGGTCGATCTACACGAAATGATTACTGCTGCATGTTATTCCCCTGATGGACAG AGTGCACTCATTGGCTCCCATAAGGGCAATTGCCATGTGTATGACACATCTG ATAATATGCTTTCTTACAAGAAACAAATTGACCTGCAACTCAAGAAAAAGAGATCCAGTCAGAAGAAAATCACAGGATTCCAG TTCCTCAATAGTTTATCCCAGGAAGTTCTTCAAAGGTCATTGTCACATCTGCAGACTCAAGAATCCGAGTCGTTGATGGCTTTGAACTACTTCACAAGTTTAAAG GGTTTCAGAACACCAGCAGCCAAATCTCAGCTTGTTCGGCTGCAAACGGGAGGTACATCATTTCTGCAAGTGAGGATTCACGTGTATATATCTGGAGATACAGTGATGATTCCAAACCAAGCAGAAAGAAGAACATTGTTCCTGTCACAAATACCCATGAGAACTTCCACTGCGAGAGAGTAA
- the LOC123401719 gene encoding WD repeat-containing protein 44-like isoform X3 produces MSVEDEVLGEEEAEDTEELFYESLDRILSSSASSTSASDDDGGGDHPRRRRGYDDAALDLWTSQPAPIQERRHRLLQLMGLAGDPSLARFQMGRSASYDDVGDSPVSRPRSDGASTAKPPIGGGRLRSTSSDASDASATLEAVEEDPSCLIRNLDDGSEFVVREEFGLREVGTGRQLTVEEFELFIGRSPIVQELMRRQSVTHSNPNSNSQSGASTPMERSSSGSSNGGARSRRRSSWLRTIRSAAGSMVTYSRDRRSDDKDTSSEKGGRHSSSATEDSQDGVARHGPDRVKVRHNGKSYKELSGLFMNQQIHGHKGSIWSIKFSPDGRYLATAGEDCVIHVWEVLQSGLMKEEREVEDNGTCNPFNAMVHDESPELMLASGPAEGSHWEKKLPAKALHSPRSVTSDRLMVPEHVFALSEKPVITFAGHSKDVLDLCWSKSQYLLSSSMDKTVRLWHMSSTYCFKAFSHSDYVTCIQFNPVDDRYFISGSLDEKVRIWSIPKREIVDWVDLHEMITAACYSPDGQSALIGSHKGNCHVYDTSDNMLSYKKQIDLQLKKKRSSQKKITGFQEVLQRSLSHLQTQESESLMALNYFTSLKGFRTPAAKSQLVRLQTGGTSFLQVRIHVYISGDTVMIPNQAERRTLFLSQIPMRTSTARE; encoded by the exons ATGAGCGTGGAAGACGAGGTgctgggggaggaggaggcggaggacacGGAGGAGCTCTTCTACGAGTCGCTCGACCGCATCCTCTCCTcctcggcctcctccacctccgcctcggacgacgacggcggcggcgaccaCCCGCGCCGCAGACGCGGCTACGATGACGCGGCGCTCGACCTCTGGACCTCCCAGCCGGCGCCCATCCAGGAGCGCCGCCACCGGCTGCTCCAGCTGATGGGGCTCGCGGGGGACCCTTCCCTCGCGCGATTCCAGATGGGCCGATCTGCCTCCTACGACGATGTGGGGGATTCTCCCGTCTCGCGGCCCAGATCGGACGGTGCCTCCACCGCGAAGCCTCCGATTGGAGGCGGGCGCTTGCGCTCCACCTCGTCCGACGCGTCAGATGCCAGTGCCAcgctggaggcggtcgaggaggaCCCAAGCTGCTTGATCAGAAACCTCGACGACGGTAGCGAGTTCGTGGTGAGGGAGGAGTTCGGTCTGCGCGAGGTTGGTACCGGCCGCCAGCTTACCGTGGAGGAGTTCGAGCTATTCATCGGCCGCTCCCCCATCGTCCAGGAGCTCATGCGCCGCCAAAGCGTCACCCACTCCAACCCAAACTCCAATTCCCAAAGTGGCGCCTCCACCCCCATGGAGAGGTCCAGCTCCGGCTCCAGCAATGGCGGGGCGCGTTCTAGGCGGCGCAGCAGCTGGCTCCGCACCATCCGCAGTGCGGCTGGCTCCATGGTCACCTATTCACGTGACCGCCGCAGCGACGACAAAGACACGTCCTCAGAGAAGGGTGGCCGCCACTCCAGCTCGGCTACGGAAGACAGCCAGGATGGTGTTGCACGCCATGGCCCAGACCGTGTCAAGGTGCGCCACAATGGGAAGTCATACAAGGAGCTCAGTGGCCTGTTCATGAACCAGCAGATACATGGGCACAAAGGGTCCATCTGGAGCATCAAGTTTAGTCCTGATGGGCGATACCTTGCAACTGCTGGGGAGGATTGTGTGATCCATGTTTGGGAGGTGTTGCAGTCCGGACtgatgaaggaggagagggaggtggaggatAATGGGACCTGCAATCCTTTCAATGCCATGGTACACGATGAGTCACCAGAGCTAATGTTAGCATCGGGTCCTGCAGAGGGCAGCCATTGGGAGAAGAAGCTGCCGGCAAAGGCTCTGCACAGTCCTAGATCTGTGACCTCGGACAGATTGATGGTGCCAGAGCATGTGTTTGCACTGTCAGAGAAGCCTGTTATAACCTTCGCAGGGCATTCAAAGGATGTGCTTGATCTCTGCTGGTCCAAATCTCAG TACTTGCTTTCATCATCAATGGATAAAACTGTACGGTTGTGGCATATGTCAAGCACTTACTGTTTTAAAGCCTTCTCCCACAGCGACTATG TGACTTGCATCCAGTTCAACCCTGTTGATGATAGATACTTCATTAGTGGTTCCCTGGATGAAAAGGTTCGAATCTGGAGTATACCGAAACGTGAAATTGTTGATTGGGTCGATCTACACGAAATGATTACTGCTGCATGTTATTCCCCTGATGGACAG AGTGCACTCATTGGCTCCCATAAGGGCAATTGCCATGTGTATGACACATCTG ATAATATGCTTTCTTACAAGAAACAAATTGACCTGCAACTCAAGAAAAAGAGATCCAGTCAGAAGAAAATCACAGGATTCCAG GAAGTTCTTCAAAGGTCATTGTCACATCTGCAGACTCAAGAATCCGAGTCGTTGATGGCTTTGAACTACTTCACAAGTTTAAAG GGTTTCAGAACACCAGCAGCCAAATCTCAGCTTGTTCGGCTGCAAACGGGAGGTACATCATTTCTGCAAGTGAGGATTCACGTGTATATATCTGGAGATACAGTGATGATTCCAAACCAAGCAGAAAGAAGAACATTGTTCCTGTCACAAATACCCATGAGAACTTCCACTGCGAGAGAGTAA
- the LOC123401719 gene encoding WD repeat-containing protein 44-like isoform X1, with protein MSVEDEVLGEEEAEDTEELFYESLDRILSSSASSTSASDDDGGGDHPRRRRGYDDAALDLWTSQPAPIQERRHRLLQLMGLAGDPSLARFQMGRSASYDDVGDSPVSRPRSDGASTAKPPIGGGRLRSTSSDASDASATLEAVEEDPSCLIRNLDDGSEFVVREEFGLREVGTGRQLTVEEFELFIGRSPIVQELMRRQSVTHSNPNSNSQSGASTPMERSSSGSSNGGARSRRRSSWLRTIRSAAGSMVTYSRDRRSDDKDTSSEKGGRHSSSATEDSQDGVARHGPDRVKVRHNGKSYKELSGLFMNQQIHGHKGSIWSIKFSPDGRYLATAGEDCVIHVWEVLQSGLMKEEREVEDNGTCNPFNAMVHDESPELMLASGPAEGSHWEKKLPAKALHSPRSVTSDRLMVPEHVFALSEKPVITFAGHSKDVLDLCWSKSQYLLSSSMDKTVRLWHMSSTYCFKAFSHSDYVTCIQFNPVDDRYFISGSLDEKVRIWSIPKREIVDWVDLHEMITAACYSPDGQSALIGSHKGNCHVYDTSDNMLSYKKQIDLQLKKKRSSQKKITGFQFIPGSSSKVIVTSADSRIRVVDGFELLHKFKGFQNTSSQISACSAANGRYIISASEDSRVYIWRYSDDSKPSRKKNIVPVTNTHENFHCERVTVAVAWPCAGARMTSRANSRKQDNLDCVSGNGHILGFEPVKEDDSPAVQHQSNNGDRAFATWPEELMTKTKQSPRSNTTHPGDVDQAPSPPAWGLVIVTAGHDGQIRTYQNFGFPSITSI; from the exons ATGAGCGTGGAAGACGAGGTgctgggggaggaggaggcggaggacacGGAGGAGCTCTTCTACGAGTCGCTCGACCGCATCCTCTCCTcctcggcctcctccacctccgcctcggacgacgacggcggcggcgaccaCCCGCGCCGCAGACGCGGCTACGATGACGCGGCGCTCGACCTCTGGACCTCCCAGCCGGCGCCCATCCAGGAGCGCCGCCACCGGCTGCTCCAGCTGATGGGGCTCGCGGGGGACCCTTCCCTCGCGCGATTCCAGATGGGCCGATCTGCCTCCTACGACGATGTGGGGGATTCTCCCGTCTCGCGGCCCAGATCGGACGGTGCCTCCACCGCGAAGCCTCCGATTGGAGGCGGGCGCTTGCGCTCCACCTCGTCCGACGCGTCAGATGCCAGTGCCAcgctggaggcggtcgaggaggaCCCAAGCTGCTTGATCAGAAACCTCGACGACGGTAGCGAGTTCGTGGTGAGGGAGGAGTTCGGTCTGCGCGAGGTTGGTACCGGCCGCCAGCTTACCGTGGAGGAGTTCGAGCTATTCATCGGCCGCTCCCCCATCGTCCAGGAGCTCATGCGCCGCCAAAGCGTCACCCACTCCAACCCAAACTCCAATTCCCAAAGTGGCGCCTCCACCCCCATGGAGAGGTCCAGCTCCGGCTCCAGCAATGGCGGGGCGCGTTCTAGGCGGCGCAGCAGCTGGCTCCGCACCATCCGCAGTGCGGCTGGCTCCATGGTCACCTATTCACGTGACCGCCGCAGCGACGACAAAGACACGTCCTCAGAGAAGGGTGGCCGCCACTCCAGCTCGGCTACGGAAGACAGCCAGGATGGTGTTGCACGCCATGGCCCAGACCGTGTCAAGGTGCGCCACAATGGGAAGTCATACAAGGAGCTCAGTGGCCTGTTCATGAACCAGCAGATACATGGGCACAAAGGGTCCATCTGGAGCATCAAGTTTAGTCCTGATGGGCGATACCTTGCAACTGCTGGGGAGGATTGTGTGATCCATGTTTGGGAGGTGTTGCAGTCCGGACtgatgaaggaggagagggaggtggaggatAATGGGACCTGCAATCCTTTCAATGCCATGGTACACGATGAGTCACCAGAGCTAATGTTAGCATCGGGTCCTGCAGAGGGCAGCCATTGGGAGAAGAAGCTGCCGGCAAAGGCTCTGCACAGTCCTAGATCTGTGACCTCGGACAGATTGATGGTGCCAGAGCATGTGTTTGCACTGTCAGAGAAGCCTGTTATAACCTTCGCAGGGCATTCAAAGGATGTGCTTGATCTCTGCTGGTCCAAATCTCAG TACTTGCTTTCATCATCAATGGATAAAACTGTACGGTTGTGGCATATGTCAAGCACTTACTGTTTTAAAGCCTTCTCCCACAGCGACTATG TGACTTGCATCCAGTTCAACCCTGTTGATGATAGATACTTCATTAGTGGTTCCCTGGATGAAAAGGTTCGAATCTGGAGTATACCGAAACGTGAAATTGTTGATTGGGTCGATCTACACGAAATGATTACTGCTGCATGTTATTCCCCTGATGGACAG AGTGCACTCATTGGCTCCCATAAGGGCAATTGCCATGTGTATGACACATCTG ATAATATGCTTTCTTACAAGAAACAAATTGACCTGCAACTCAAGAAAAAGAGATCCAGTCAGAAGAAAATCACAGGATTCCAG TTTATCCCAGGAAGTTCTTCAAAGGTCATTGTCACATCTGCAGACTCAAGAATCCGAGTCGTTGATGGCTTTGAACTACTTCACAAGTTTAAAG GGTTTCAGAACACCAGCAGCCAAATCTCAGCTTGTTCGGCTGCAAACGGGAGGTACATCATTTCTGCAAGTGAGGATTCACGTGTATATATCTGGAGATACAGTGATGATTCCAAACCAAGCAGAAAGAAGAACATTGTTCCTGTCACAAATACCCATGAGAACTTCCACTGCGAGAGAGTAACAGTTGCTGTTGCTTGGCCTTGCGCCGGCGCCAGAATGACTTCTAGAGCCAACTCCAGGAAGCAAGATAACCTGGACTGTGTGTCTGGTAATGGCCATATACTTGGATTTGAACCTGTTAAAGAGGATGATTCTCCTGCTGTTCAGCACCAGAGCAACAATGGTGACAGGGCATTTGCGACTTGGCCCGAAGAGTTAatgacaaaaacaaaacaaagccCCAGGTCTAATACAACCCATCCCGGTGATGTAGATCAAGCTCCGAGTCCGCCGGCCTGGGGCTTGGTGATCGTGACAGCAGGCCATGATGGTCAAATCAGAACATATCAGAACTTCGGTTTTCCAAGTATAACATCCATCTGA
- the LOC123403615 gene encoding uncharacterized protein LOC123403615: MTTNGDAVPPVTTTASFSLIAFFAGRVEEDELPPSWDLVKTQVHRLDKRHKQQHRKNQVKNSGSPKFVAPSKKLSPKACSTKRKGASPKGCTSKRKGASPKARASWTFEQEKTLVELFHEHNNPSFRGDNGWSTEAWNKITREMNEKHPYALFTKLQIQNKEKDIKRVYGFLKEARMQRGISWDDSRKMVVAEPALWENILMDKQLKELSTSHHLNLLNILFLLKLIMSMSLSKSESTFLDIEERVDDDDNGDEISISTQQPEKTVGKDPMEVQGTVGKRVEKEPKKRKKADVAGMMESYIAMKTKQAEEEAVARERAKADVDEFSIKKCIAVENEIEELTTEEKVDDFDVLMNEQKKEIFLSVDPSSRIMWLRRQLARLA; encoded by the exons ATGACAACGAACGGTGACGCAGTGCCTCCGGTGACCACAACGGCTTCCTTCTCTCTG atcGCCTTCTTTGCAGGTCGAGTGGAAGAGGACGAATTACCTCCGTCGTGGGATCTAGTTAAGACACAAGTTCATCGTCTAGATAAGCGACATAAGCAACAACATCGAAAAAATCAAGTCAAAAATTCAG GTTCTCCGAAGTTCGTGGCTCCGTCCAAGAAGTTGTCACCAAAAGCTTGTAGTACAAAAAGGAAAGGGGCATCTCCAAAAGGTTGTACCTCAAAAAGGAAAGGGGCATCTCCAAAAGCAAGAGCATCATGGACTTTTGAACAAGAGAAGACTCTAGTTGAGTTGTTTCATGAGCATAACAACCCATCATTTAGGGGAGACAATGGATGGTCTACTGAAGCATGGAACAAGATAACAAGAGAAATGAACGAGAAGCATCCATATGCTTTATTCACAAAGTTGCAAATACAAAATAAGGAAAAGGATATCAAAAGGGTCTATGGCTTCCTCAAAGAAGCAAGGATGCAAAGAGGAATCTCATGGGATGACTCAAGGAAGATGGTGGTGGCTGAACCTGCATTGTGGGAAAATATTCTCATG GACAAACAACTGAAGGAACTTTCAACTTCACATCATCTGAACCTTCTCAACATCCTATTCTTACTCAAGTTGATAATGTCGATGAGCCTTTCGAAAAGTGAGAGCACATTTCTGGATATTGAAGAGAGAgtggatgatgatgacaacggcgATGAGATAAGCATCTCTACCCAGCAACCAGAAAAAACGGTTGGAAAAGATCCTATGGAGGTTCAAGGTACTGTGGGGAAGCGAGTGGAGAAGGAGCCAAAGAAACGCAAGAAAGCTGATGTTGCAGGGATGATGGAGAGCTATATTGCCATGAAGACCAAGCAAGCTGAAGAGGAAGCTGTAGCAAGGGAGAGAGCCAAGGCTGATGTAGATGAGTTTTCAATCAAGAAATGCATCGCTGTGGAGAACGAAATTGAAGAGCTAACCACTGAAGAAAAAGTAGATGACTTTGATGTTCTCATGAATGAACAAAAGAAAGAGATTTTCCTCAGCGTTGATCCATCAAGTCGCATCATGTGGTTAAGGAGGCAGTTGGCTAGACTAGCTTGA